One bacterium DNA segment encodes these proteins:
- a CDS encoding NUDIX hydrolase, with translation MQIKDPISSFTYCPKCRTELVLEMCDHRMRKLCSACGFIDYHNPVPAAGAIVVRDGKILLVERAANPFKGDWCIPAGYMEWDESPSHCAERELKEETGLEIRAKSIFEVYCGSDDPRTNAILILYFCDVIGGEAVAGDDAAELRFCSLAEIPNNIAFEAHKQALRDLQERFPGMLK, from the coding sequence ATGCAGATCAAGGATCCGATTTCGAGCTTTACCTATTGTCCCAAGTGCCGGACGGAACTGGTTTTGGAAATGTGCGATCACCGGATGCGCAAGTTGTGTTCGGCTTGCGGGTTTATTGACTACCACAATCCGGTACCGGCTGCGGGGGCAATTGTCGTGCGCGATGGTAAGATTCTCTTAGTGGAGCGCGCCGCGAACCCCTTCAAAGGTGACTGGTGCATTCCGGCGGGATACATGGAGTGGGATGAATCTCCGAGCCATTGTGCTGAAAGAGAACTGAAAGAAGAAACGGGTCTGGAGATTCGGGCCAAGTCGATATTTGAAGTTTATTGCGGCTCGGATGATCCGCGCACGAATGCAATCTTGATTCTTTACTTCTGTGATGTTATTGGGGGAGAGGCTGTAGCAGGGGATGACGCTGCGGAACTGCGATTTTGCAGTCTGGCCGAGATTCCAAACAACATTGCTTTTGAGGCTCATAAGCAGGCGCTGCGGGATTTGCAGGAGCGTTTTCCGGGAATGCTAAAGTAG
- a CDS encoding GAF domain-containing protein, with the protein MPFNSKDSKGLERTDKFIIPVSGEVDTDDSLSSFEDLLESGASSIAAIHAARPHLEPATSNSTEINNYKTLLEIAAFVNSSLVTDQILQNVMKRAIELLKAERGFLMLLDENNKLQFRTVYNLCKEELMQEDFKYSGTVANRVAASGVPEYTSDAQNDERFSKQESIRSLNLRSIVCVPLKIQEKVIGVIYLDSSSEGRLFFESDLYLFELFATQAAIAINNSRLYERILRLKRFNENIVTNTPVGLVVVNGEFSVITMNASAERIFKKTGQVGVTFASLFDNNNVERWEQSLKNVLATGVSENLPRCYLTFGDEEKVVSSKISPLEDADQHGRGLIVVLEDITEKTILENYVTISEKLIAKGEMAASIGHELNNFLAIISNNAELLQIRVNKNEYDKLDKSVQAILDNISKIKRFTDNLMDLSKLDQELVSYNVNHLIDDLLFTIKSQQRFKKVGFVVRMSPEIPDIEIDVGQIQQVF; encoded by the coding sequence ATGCCGTTTAATTCAAAAGACTCCAAAGGACTGGAACGGACCGACAAGTTTATCATTCCCGTTAGCGGGGAAGTCGATACTGACGACTCGCTTTCGAGCTTCGAAGACTTGTTGGAGAGCGGCGCCAGTTCTATAGCGGCGATTCACGCTGCGCGACCTCATCTTGAGCCGGCGACCTCGAATTCGACGGAGATCAACAACTACAAGACCTTGCTGGAGATCGCGGCGTTCGTCAACAGTTCGCTGGTGACCGACCAAATTCTCCAAAATGTGATGAAGCGCGCTATCGAGTTGTTGAAGGCAGAACGCGGATTCTTGATGCTGTTGGACGAGAACAACAAACTGCAATTCCGTACCGTCTATAATCTCTGCAAAGAAGAACTGATGCAGGAGGACTTCAAGTACTCCGGCACTGTAGCTAATCGAGTCGCGGCTTCCGGAGTCCCGGAGTATACCTCGGATGCACAGAACGACGAGCGTTTTTCGAAGCAGGAATCGATTCGCAGTCTGAATTTGCGGTCCATTGTCTGCGTGCCATTGAAGATTCAAGAAAAAGTCATCGGCGTCATCTATCTCGATAGTTCGAGTGAGGGACGTTTGTTTTTTGAAAGCGATCTTTATCTTTTTGAGCTGTTTGCCACACAGGCGGCAATCGCAATTAACAACTCGCGCCTGTACGAACGCATTTTGCGTTTGAAGAGGTTCAACGAGAACATCGTCACCAATACACCGGTGGGGTTGGTAGTTGTTAATGGTGAGTTCAGCGTCATTACTATGAACGCATCGGCGGAACGGATATTCAAGAAGACCGGCCAGGTGGGGGTAACTTTTGCTTCGCTCTTTGACAACAATAATGTCGAGCGGTGGGAGCAGAGCCTGAAAAATGTACTGGCGACTGGTGTCTCTGAGAATCTCCCGCGCTGCTATCTCACATTCGGCGATGAAGAGAAGGTGGTATCATCCAAGATATCGCCGCTGGAAGATGCCGACCAGCATGGCCGCGGATTGATTGTCGTGCTTGAAGACATTACCGAGAAGACGATACTTGAGAACTACGTGACGATATCGGAGAAGCTGATTGCCAAGGGTGAAATGGCAGCTTCGATAGGTCACGAGCTGAACAATTTCCTGGCGATTATCTCGAATAACGCCGAGTTGCTTCAGATTCGCGTGAATAAGAATGAATACGATAAGCTCGATAAGTCGGTACAGGCGATTCTTGACAATATCAGCAAGATCAAACGTTTCACCGACAATTTGATGGACCTCTCGAAGCTGGACCAGGAACTGGTGAGCTATAATGTCAATCATCTGATTGACGATTTGCTGTTTACGATCAAGTCGCAGCAGCGCTTCAAGAAGGTTGGTTTTGTTGTGCGCATGAGTCCGGAGATTCCGGACATTGAGATTGATGTCGGCCAAATTCAACAGGTCTTTTGA
- a CDS encoding GHKL domain-containing protein produces MNLLYNAADALEGTSGKSEILLSTRKEGDKVLATVRDSGSGIPKEHLEKIFEPHFSTKPHGHGLGLSNCKRIIENHGGEISVQSKSGEYTEFKVVLPIKR; encoded by the coding sequence TTGAATCTGCTGTACAATGCGGCCGATGCATTGGAAGGAACGAGCGGCAAGAGCGAGATCTTGCTGTCGACTCGCAAGGAAGGCGATAAGGTCTTGGCGACGGTCCGGGATTCCGGTTCAGGAATTCCGAAAGAACACCTTGAGAAGATCTTTGAACCGCATTTCTCGACCAAGCCGCACGGGCATGGGTTAGGTTTGTCGAATTGCAAACGGATCATCGAGAATCATGGCGGCGAGATTTCAGTCCAAAGCAAATCGGGAGAGTACACTGAATTTAAGGTCGTACTGCCAATAAAGCGATAG
- a CDS encoding STAS domain-containing protein, whose product MKLNSREQDGVVVLEPKGKIMGGPDATALKESIRDYVNANKKKVVIDLAEVDWMNSTGLGIMISCLKTVKEAGGDLKLANVTDKIKSLLTITKLVTVFDSYDSTEEAVNAAK is encoded by the coding sequence ATGAAGCTGAACAGCCGCGAACAGGATGGTGTCGTTGTACTTGAGCCGAAGGGTAAGATCATGGGCGGACCTGACGCCACCGCTCTCAAGGAATCGATCCGCGACTATGTCAATGCCAACAAGAAGAAGGTCGTTATTGATCTCGCCGAAGTTGATTGGATGAATTCGACTGGTTTGGGAATCATGATTTCCTGCCTGAAGACGGTAAAGGAAGCCGGCGGCGATCTGAAGCTTGCCAATGTCACCGACAAGATCAAGTCATTGTTGACGATCACTAAGCTGGTCACCGTATTCGATTCCTACGATTCGACTGAGGAAGCAGTCAACGCCGCCAAGTAG
- a CDS encoding serine/threonine protein kinase, which produces MEPRFPASSHLDGAQRIGAGGCGIVYTAKHARWGQVAAKVAISADDDSRRLFATEYALLRSFRHAAILKAYDLIYLEDDRPAIIMQLCDGGDLYQATDPLPLRERFRCFGRVLSAIEYLHLLGLIHRDLKGENVLISKSSGAQLSDLGLASSKSDDSRERGGTLEYMAPEVIANKGASAESDIYSVGVILYRMATGALPFVSSDPVQIISRKQQPDALPLDKLASEVSPRFARLVRQCIDPNPGDRPKNAKEVAEQLSLDNLINAADFGSHKIADLIHHYVYSYNASFCKQELKQLPRDFAIAHHFQEEAVDLAGSIADYLKQSGFEVVPSESGLQYRQSTNDHQSEVRLMARAIDKQAVDFAELDRFAFDRILSKFITKEIDPATANLIFELSSGNLALVTLLLNQLERENRFEVSSGKLKIPPLERSLFQPDDTYFQVARLMLPQIPVQHAEVAGFLSADTGEFPVADLAAMGRLTQAEMDDLVQCGLLNSMSGSIARGYYRSCLYHNLDRTKAQQFHSGWIKIIGESDDLPALQRERLLVHHNYRAGAVQEAIEAAMRLADLLQGEQNLEESASVLEFACNMKGNREDLRQYVTLLKKRADLLNKLGDFTASLSAYSRVVRFGRRIGYNEMVAAAYKRLGDVYKGKRDYMRGKRALDRAVEFYGEKGNELELSHCYNNLGNIFWINGDLGGAAANYEKALVIQRELGAMRDIASTLSNLGSLRCMLHGYDSGIPLFKESIEIKKQLNDLPELARTYNNLAVAYFELDELATSHEYLMQSFEINQRLGAVSELHYNYDNFHELELRRGNYSKAREWLIEGLKNSAREAHSARGGFITSLAALSILEGRYAKAGALLAAARAREEKVTDRQFSMRLAGTYSDYYYNLQDYGHAYDYIQTAIEYAQKIGEPKSYAIFLIRRARIERAISRPVDEIRATLADAENTLASLPGKREKHELILDYAELALATGDVGEVEIRLAEAIDYPEFDGIVTFRARLYLLRGLLEIKRENYSRANQLLHDAVLAAKSAKTVEMLWYGLLMLGDSQRKTKQLEQSLKSYIEAFNTVKQLAGEITDKRLRKLYLTDKRKALIGKRLEEMSSLVA; this is translated from the coding sequence ATGGAGCCCAGGTTTCCCGCATCGTCTCATCTGGACGGGGCGCAACGTATCGGAGCCGGCGGATGCGGGATCGTTTATACCGCGAAACACGCCAGGTGGGGCCAAGTTGCCGCAAAAGTAGCCATAAGTGCAGATGACGATTCGCGCCGATTATTTGCAACCGAGTACGCGCTCCTGCGCAGTTTTCGTCATGCCGCGATTCTCAAAGCCTACGATTTAATCTACCTCGAAGACGATCGACCTGCCATCATTATGCAGCTCTGTGATGGCGGAGACCTGTATCAGGCAACCGACCCATTGCCGTTGCGCGAGCGATTCCGCTGTTTTGGACGAGTCCTTTCGGCAATCGAATATCTGCATTTGCTTGGATTGATTCATCGTGATCTTAAGGGAGAGAATGTACTGATCAGCAAGTCTTCCGGTGCGCAGTTATCAGATTTGGGGCTGGCGTCGTCGAAGAGCGACGACAGCCGCGAGCGCGGCGGTACGCTTGAGTACATGGCTCCCGAGGTTATTGCCAATAAGGGTGCTTCAGCAGAGTCGGATATTTACTCGGTTGGAGTCATTCTCTATCGCATGGCGACAGGGGCACTTCCATTTGTGTCTAGCGATCCGGTGCAGATCATTTCTCGCAAGCAACAGCCGGACGCGCTGCCGCTCGACAAGCTTGCCAGCGAAGTTTCACCGCGATTCGCCCGGCTAGTTCGGCAGTGTATTGATCCGAATCCCGGGGATCGGCCAAAGAACGCGAAAGAGGTGGCCGAGCAACTCAGCCTCGACAACCTGATCAACGCTGCGGATTTCGGTTCGCACAAGATCGCGGACTTGATTCATCACTATGTGTACAGCTACAACGCCAGCTTCTGTAAGCAGGAACTGAAACAATTACCACGAGATTTTGCAATTGCTCATCATTTTCAGGAAGAGGCGGTGGATCTTGCCGGGTCGATTGCGGATTATTTAAAGCAGTCCGGCTTTGAAGTTGTACCCAGCGAGAGCGGATTGCAGTATCGACAAAGCACGAACGACCATCAAAGTGAAGTCAGATTAATGGCGAGAGCAATCGACAAACAAGCAGTCGACTTTGCCGAGTTGGACCGTTTCGCGTTCGACAGAATTCTGAGCAAGTTCATCACTAAGGAAATTGATCCAGCGACCGCGAATCTCATATTCGAGTTGTCGTCTGGCAACTTGGCGTTGGTTACTCTCTTACTAAACCAATTGGAACGCGAAAATCGATTCGAAGTCTCCAGCGGTAAACTGAAAATCCCGCCATTGGAGAGAAGCCTCTTCCAGCCGGATGACACTTACTTTCAAGTTGCAAGATTGATGCTGCCGCAGATTCCAGTGCAGCACGCTGAGGTCGCCGGATTCCTATCTGCCGATACCGGGGAGTTTCCGGTGGCAGATTTGGCGGCGATGGGTCGTTTGACTCAGGCCGAAATGGACGACCTGGTACAATGCGGATTGCTAAACAGTATGAGCGGTTCAATTGCTCGCGGATACTACCGCAGTTGTCTCTATCACAATCTTGATCGAACAAAGGCTCAGCAGTTTCATTCAGGTTGGATCAAGATAATTGGCGAATCGGATGACTTGCCGGCATTGCAACGAGAACGACTTCTGGTCCATCACAATTACCGTGCCGGAGCTGTTCAGGAGGCGATTGAGGCAGCAATGCGACTGGCGGATCTTCTTCAAGGAGAGCAGAATCTGGAAGAGTCGGCATCGGTACTCGAATTTGCTTGTAATATGAAGGGCAATCGAGAAGATCTGCGTCAATACGTTACTCTGCTGAAGAAGCGGGCGGATTTGTTGAACAAGTTAGGCGATTTCACTGCATCGCTTTCAGCATATTCGAGAGTTGTGCGGTTTGGGCGCCGAATCGGATACAACGAGATGGTGGCGGCTGCATACAAGCGATTGGGCGATGTTTATAAGGGCAAGCGCGACTACATGCGCGGTAAACGTGCGCTTGATCGTGCCGTGGAATTCTACGGCGAAAAGGGAAATGAACTTGAGCTTTCGCACTGCTATAACAACTTGGGCAACATATTCTGGATCAATGGCGATCTTGGCGGAGCGGCTGCCAATTATGAAAAGGCGCTGGTAATTCAGCGTGAATTGGGAGCAATGCGAGACATTGCGTCGACATTAAGTAATCTCGGTTCGCTCCGTTGCATGTTGCACGGATACGATAGCGGCATTCCGCTCTTCAAAGAGTCGATAGAGATCAAGAAGCAACTCAATGATCTGCCGGAGCTGGCGCGCACTTACAATAATCTGGCAGTGGCGTACTTCGAGTTGGACGAGCTAGCGACTTCACACGAATATTTAATGCAATCGTTCGAGATAAACCAAAGACTCGGAGCGGTCTCGGAGTTGCACTACAACTATGACAATTTTCATGAATTAGAATTACGTCGGGGCAATTACAGCAAGGCGCGCGAGTGGTTGATTGAGGGTCTTAAGAACTCAGCGCGTGAGGCTCATTCGGCTCGCGGCGGATTTATCACGTCGTTGGCGGCACTTTCGATTCTCGAAGGACGATATGCAAAAGCCGGTGCATTGCTTGCTGCTGCAAGAGCGCGTGAAGAGAAGGTCACAGACCGCCAGTTCTCGATGAGATTGGCAGGGACCTACTCAGACTACTACTACAACCTTCAGGACTACGGGCACGCTTACGACTACATTCAGACTGCTATCGAATATGCCCAGAAGATTGGTGAGCCGAAGAGCTATGCTATATTTCTGATAAGACGGGCTCGGATTGAACGGGCCATATCGCGGCCGGTAGACGAAATCCGAGCTACATTAGCAGACGCTGAAAACACGTTGGCTTCACTACCGGGCAAGCGCGAGAAGCATGAGTTGATTCTTGACTACGCAGAGCTGGCATTGGCCACAGGCGATGTTGGCGAAGTAGAGATTCGATTGGCTGAAGCGATCGACTATCCGGAATTTGACGGTATTGTGACCTTCAGAGCCAGGCTGTATTTGTTGCGCGGGCTTCTTGAAATAAAACGGGAAAATTATAGTCGGGCAAACCAACTCCTCCATGATGCGGTTCTGGCCGCTAAGTCGGCCAAAACGGTGGAAATGTTGTGGTACGGGCTGTTGATGCTCGGTGATAGCCAGCGCAAGACGAAGCAACTTGAACAATCGCTGAAGTCATATATAGAAGCATTTAATACTGTGAAGCAGCTTGCCGGCGAGATCACCGACAAACGTCTGCGTAAGCTTTACTTGACTGATAAGCGCAAAGCACTCATTGGAAAACGGCTCGAGGAGATGTCGTCACTGGTTGCCTAA
- a CDS encoding SpoIIE family protein phosphatase, with translation MNLELIIAVVYLACATLLFIISVLIFREDPRKRINRVTALMFGFAAFGPMFYGFGIFIGDTIISRGPIYNLVYVWELFFPQLVFFSLVFPSTLRFYNRFARLKYLIFVPHLFHLALTTILSDPDELVRLVDPKKMGAFGKAIFEPLETVFTLIATGFSILLDSHIKLFSVVNFVYVIIAAVILYYATKRVMAAQLRKQVQIVIWGIIAALAMYVIAFILPAIGILTLTTEWQNFITILALVVGCGSIVFAIVRYRFMDVRLIVRQSLVYTVSSAMVVGAYVLIIRQFEDIVKYLFGFDVPGLDIVFIIIALILFPSVMSQVDELIRKFFIRDKSDYRNISQTFSRKVASVFKLDEVYSLAHEVLSRQLLLEKVYIFARSSSQNGVTSVAISGIDEPWEAMDIEQPLMLELARRSGVNNIDELSGAFPQSNFLQQLAARKARFVAPMISGEEILGCLAVSDKVSGYRLNYEDVTTISIIADQLSLAINTSRLYRESIEKQRLEEEMNIARTIQIDLLPKVFPSGEDFHFSAFSDPSLEVGGDYFDFIKTRRGTIAMVIADASGKGVPAALLISQIHAAIRTEIRHDLPLGQILVNVNELLQKEEITDKFATLFVADYDPQTKVLRYANAGHNYPILISHEGDTELDRGGLLLGAFRDVAYDEGEVQLQTNDVLFLYTDGLNECINNNDEQYGEGRAVQLIKEHHHLTAPEIQQRIVDDVREFAAPMALQDDMTLVLLKVS, from the coding sequence GTGAATCTCGAATTGATCATAGCGGTCGTCTACCTCGCGTGTGCGACCCTGTTGTTCATAATATCCGTATTGATATTCCGGGAAGACCCGCGCAAGCGCATCAATCGCGTGACGGCGTTGATGTTCGGCTTTGCTGCGTTCGGTCCGATGTTCTACGGATTCGGGATATTTATCGGCGACACGATTATCAGCCGCGGGCCGATTTATAATCTAGTCTACGTCTGGGAGTTGTTCTTCCCGCAGTTAGTATTCTTCTCGTTAGTTTTCCCTTCGACATTGCGATTCTACAACCGCTTTGCGCGGCTGAAGTACCTGATATTCGTACCCCACTTATTCCATCTTGCGCTAACGACCATATTGAGTGATCCCGATGAGTTGGTGCGCCTTGTTGACCCCAAGAAAATGGGTGCTTTCGGCAAGGCAATCTTCGAGCCGCTGGAGACTGTTTTCACACTGATCGCCACGGGCTTTTCGATACTGCTTGATAGTCACATCAAGCTGTTTTCGGTGGTGAACTTCGTATATGTCATCATTGCGGCGGTGATTCTCTATTACGCGACCAAGCGGGTGATGGCCGCGCAATTGCGCAAGCAGGTGCAAATCGTGATTTGGGGTATTATCGCGGCACTGGCGATGTATGTCATTGCGTTTATTCTGCCGGCGATCGGCATTCTGACGCTAACGACAGAGTGGCAGAACTTCATCACGATATTGGCGCTGGTGGTTGGTTGCGGATCAATTGTGTTTGCGATCGTACGCTATCGATTCATGGATGTGCGCCTGATCGTACGGCAATCGCTGGTATACACGGTGTCATCGGCAATGGTAGTCGGCGCCTATGTGTTGATAATCAGGCAATTCGAGGACATCGTGAAGTATCTCTTCGGATTCGATGTGCCGGGTCTGGACATTGTCTTCATTATCATTGCGCTGATTCTGTTCCCTTCAGTAATGAGCCAGGTCGATGAATTAATCAGGAAATTCTTCATCCGCGACAAGTCGGATTATCGCAACATTTCGCAGACCTTCAGCCGCAAGGTAGCCTCGGTATTCAAGCTTGACGAGGTGTACTCTCTGGCACACGAGGTCTTGTCACGGCAGTTGCTGCTCGAAAAGGTGTACATCTTTGCGCGTTCGAGCAGCCAAAACGGCGTGACAAGTGTGGCAATATCCGGAATTGATGAGCCATGGGAAGCTATGGATATCGAACAGCCCTTGATGCTGGAATTGGCGCGGCGCAGTGGAGTGAACAATATTGATGAATTGTCGGGCGCATTTCCGCAGTCAAATTTCCTACAGCAATTAGCGGCTCGCAAAGCGCGATTTGTGGCGCCGATGATTTCGGGTGAAGAAATACTGGGATGTCTTGCAGTTTCGGATAAGGTCTCGGGATATCGCCTCAACTATGAGGACGTAACTACGATTTCGATCATCGCCGATCAGCTTTCGCTGGCGATTAACACATCGCGGCTGTATCGCGAATCGATCGAAAAACAGCGTCTCGAAGAAGAAATGAACATTGCGCGAACGATTCAGATCGATCTTCTGCCCAAAGTATTCCCATCGGGTGAAGATTTCCACTTCTCGGCGTTCTCGGATCCGTCACTGGAAGTGGGAGGGGACTATTTCGACTTTATCAAGACGCGCCGGGGAACGATTGCGATGGTGATAGCGGATGCTTCGGGCAAGGGCGTACCAGCGGCGCTGTTGATTAGCCAGATTCATGCGGCAATCCGTACGGAAATTCGCCACGATTTGCCGCTGGGGCAGATATTGGTCAATGTCAATGAGCTGCTGCAGAAAGAAGAGATCACCGATAAGTTTGCGACATTGTTCGTTGCCGATTATGATCCGCAAACGAAGGTCCTGCGTTATGCCAATGCCGGTCACAACTACCCGATTTTGATTTCACACGAGGGTGACACCGAATTGGACAGAGGCGGGCTGTTGTTGGGCGCGTTTCGAGATGTTGCTTATGACGAAGGCGAGGTACAACTTCAAACCAATGATGTACTTTTCCTCTATACTGACGGATTGAACGAGTGTATAAACAACAATGACGAGCAGTATGGAGAAGGAAGAGCAGTACAGTTGATTAAGGAACATCATCATTTAACAGCGCCGGAGATTCAACAGAGGATAGTAGATGATGTGCGTGAATTTGCCGCACCAATGGCGTTGCAGGACGATATGACGCTGGTACTATTGAAGGTTTCTTAG
- a CDS encoding BamA/TamA family outer membrane protein, producing the protein MFNLRIFIAVLVIAVAMNATTRGQSQPEVVISFDKKVCIISIDTGSAKTEVSFSFSEVRTSDRSVSIGSRRLITGDSLFVGDRVVDMSKLAVNGVIQREGFYDIALGDAAANARRGRADANRYGSFTQLKLPVGEFIRGSAVVVGGELESNAEINGYVVALFGDVKLGPSATCHRDVLAIGGQIKRDRNARVYGAFQSTDSWKRSDIFKRRQRNYGYQPLAWSKGLVYNRVDGLTLNAGVAFQSEENFVPRFFAKVGYGASSNIWKYKLGFDHRVFDYHQLSYGGSVYRQTKTSDEWICSEGENTVYALLRREDFRDYYQGEGAELFVEQQINVRHTIRADYFIEVLDSLCAHPRLWSLVGGSKDFRSNFSSIPEAERELSLMAFTNHEAALKLYYKYQSVVDPARSAPQGWWLSFQFEHSSDAIASDFVYDRYTFEARRYQRINEFLNVNVRAIYGEITGDAPIHRLYYLGGIRTLRGHKIKEYYGTEMGMLNVEYVINPNRTILDFAALVDVGGVGTKESSLSKSRWRGDVGVAVVIGEIFRIELTRPFNGEDNDLQPSVLIGRSF; encoded by the coding sequence ATGTTCAATTTACGGATTTTTATAGCAGTATTGGTGATTGCAGTTGCAATGAATGCAACGACACGCGGGCAGTCGCAGCCTGAAGTGGTCATTTCCTTTGACAAGAAAGTTTGCATTATCTCGATAGACACCGGGTCCGCGAAGACTGAAGTGTCATTCTCGTTTTCCGAAGTTCGGACCAGTGACCGGTCGGTTTCAATTGGGTCGAGGCGGTTGATCACAGGCGATTCGCTTTTTGTCGGTGACCGAGTCGTAGATATGTCAAAACTCGCGGTAAATGGCGTGATCCAGCGCGAGGGGTTCTATGATATCGCACTTGGAGATGCTGCTGCGAATGCAAGAAGGGGACGAGCAGACGCAAACAGGTATGGATCTTTCACACAACTCAAGTTACCAGTCGGGGAATTTATCAGAGGAAGTGCAGTCGTAGTTGGCGGCGAATTGGAGTCCAACGCCGAGATTAACGGATACGTCGTGGCATTATTCGGCGATGTCAAACTTGGACCTTCAGCAACCTGTCATCGCGATGTGCTGGCTATTGGCGGACAGATAAAGCGCGACCGCAATGCACGAGTTTATGGCGCATTCCAGTCGACGGATTCATGGAAGAGATCAGACATTTTCAAGAGACGTCAAAGGAATTACGGCTACCAACCACTTGCCTGGTCGAAAGGACTTGTATACAACCGCGTCGACGGGCTGACGTTGAATGCCGGGGTTGCATTCCAATCGGAGGAGAACTTTGTACCAAGGTTCTTTGCAAAGGTTGGTTATGGTGCATCCTCAAACATCTGGAAGTACAAACTCGGCTTCGATCATCGCGTTTTTGACTACCACCAACTCTCTTATGGCGGATCTGTATATCGTCAGACCAAGACCTCGGACGAGTGGATCTGCTCCGAGGGAGAGAATACAGTATATGCTCTGCTACGACGCGAAGATTTTCGAGATTACTACCAGGGCGAAGGCGCAGAGTTGTTTGTCGAACAGCAGATCAATGTGCGGCACACCATACGTGCAGACTATTTCATCGAGGTACTCGACTCGTTATGCGCTCATCCCCGGCTCTGGTCATTAGTCGGAGGAAGCAAGGATTTCAGGTCAAATTTTTCATCGATTCCAGAAGCTGAGCGCGAGCTGAGCTTAATGGCATTCACGAATCACGAAGCAGCGCTGAAGCTGTATTATAAGTATCAAAGCGTAGTGGATCCGGCACGAAGCGCGCCGCAAGGATGGTGGCTTTCGTTCCAATTTGAACACTCGTCAGATGCGATTGCGTCAGATTTTGTTTATGACCGCTATACTTTTGAGGCACGCCGCTATCAGAGAATAAACGAGTTCCTGAATGTGAATGTTCGCGCGATTTATGGCGAGATTACCGGCGACGCGCCGATACATCGGCTGTACTATCTGGGCGGAATTCGGACCTTGCGCGGGCACAAGATCAAAGAGTACTATGGAACGGAAATGGGGATGTTGAATGTTGAGTATGTCATCAACCCCAACCGGACGATTCTTGATTTTGCGGCGTTAGTCGATGTTGGCGGAGTCGGAACCAAAGAAAGTTCACTATCGAAGTCTCGTTGGCGCGGTGATGTAGGTGTAGCGGTAGTTATTGGCGAGATATTCCGAATCGAACTGACCAGGCCATTTAACGGCGAAGACAACGATCTTCAGCCAAGTGTCTTGATTGGCCGCTCCTTCTAG
- a CDS encoding ATP-binding protein — translation MLRKPEIKGDTIVVPSDPNLIGEIDEFVESRLRSRQVDDSIIADIAICATEIANNGIIHGNKEDPEKTVTLAMSFSGGEVTIVITDQGNYFNPETIENPLDDKNLLREVGRGIFIVRSLMDRLEITPANGGGTTVTLVKKIT, via the coding sequence ATGCTGAGGAAGCCAGAGATTAAGGGCGACACGATCGTCGTGCCGTCCGACCCGAATTTAATCGGGGAGATCGATGAATTTGTCGAATCGCGATTGCGGTCGCGGCAGGTCGACGACTCGATTATTGCCGATATCGCGATTTGCGCTACGGAGATTGCCAATAACGGCATAATTCACGGCAACAAGGAAGACCCCGAGAAGACGGTTACATTGGCAATGAGTTTCTCCGGTGGAGAGGTGACGATTGTCATAACCGACCAAGGGAACTACTTCAATCCAGAGACGATAGAGAATCCTCTCGACGACAAGAACCTTTTGCGCGAGGTCGGGCGCGGCATTTTCATTGTCCGCAGCCTGATGGACCGCCTCGAAATCACACCCGCGAACGGCGGCGGCACGACGGTGACACTCGTTAAGAAGATCACCTAA